GGTTCGCCCCTTGACCATCATAGTGCTGTTCCTCCATGGTAAGCACTCTCTTGATAGTTGATACCGTGTCGATATGAATCTCGTACAACTACAGTTTAGTCGGATCCCCCTTACGAAGGGTTATGTATATTAATGGTAGTAATTGTTTATGTTGGAGAAAATGATATCGATACATTATAAATGATTGATCAATAGTCCGTTCATATACATAATGGACGTATGGTCCATAGCCAgactactttttattttatcaattgtagttaTCATTTACCATTTTCATCCCTCTCTTGAAATTGTAGGTTTATATGCACTTCTCTTGGCGCCGGTTTTACCGTGTGCATAATAACATGTATAGGTCACGTTGCTGCAAAGTTTACGCATGGCTGTTGCCTCTCTTTTGTATCCTTTTCTGGTTTTGTACATAGGTGTTGCAAGCTCGAATTTATCTTATGTTCAAGAGATTCTAACCTGTAACAGGGGTATATTGCCTTATTAGTATTTTTGTGTCGAGTGACACGGGAGATACTTATGGGGACGTATACACCCGGTTGTACTGAAGAAACACCTTTCATGTTGACCTTGAACAAGTTCTAGTATATGTTGATCATGTTTTTGCTGCTTCTATTGGAGTTTGCAGCGGCTGCAGATATACTTTTAAATTCAGACTGGGAAAAGGTAAACCATAGTCCTCGTTTTCGCAGATGTGAGTTAAGCCAGTTGGCCAAGGCAGTGTGCCTGCCTTTTTCACCCAGTGTTGAACCCTCTTTTCTGCATGCTaaagtagtttagaatatcgccTTGTTTTTGCTTGGACTTAattgttcttcatttttcaGGATTTACCATATGACCGGACAGGAAAGTTCAGTGATTTCAAAGATTTTGTCGAGTCGAAATTGGACATATTTCAGTGGATAGGCTTGTTCATCGTCTTAGCACAGGTGGTTTTAAGTGTTTGATGCTTTTTCTAACAATAACAACCCGTGTTCTGAAAACGcatttaaagtttaaacccATCTGGTTAAAGTTTAGGGTTTTCACAAACTATGGTCTATAGTCGAAACTGCTTAAATCTCTCTTTCGAATGAGAAACTCTGGACCCAACTGTTATTGCACCGAATGTTATTTCAGTATAGGCGAGGGTCTTTTCTTCCTATAATTTGATTCTATAAGTGTTTCCGACTAACATTATCAGCTGTCATGGGGACTAAAGTAGATAATCTGCAGGGTTTATCAATCGTACTAGCCACAGCTCTAAGGTCTGCAGGGCCAAACCAAAGATCCAGCTACGATAGCGATGAAGAGTGTCCCCCGGAGAGACTCCCGCTCATAAATCCTAATGGTCAACCTGCCAAGAACAGTAACTGGAATGTAAGAATTCACTCCTAAACCTGCAATCTCACTGCTTcagtttcttttattttacgacattttcttctttctatggATTTGACATTTGATGCATCACTTTCTGTTTCTCTTTCTCAGTCAATCAAGTGAAGAGAGCAAAGATACTAGAGCTCTATGACAGTATGGAGTTGGCAGTTAACCTAGTACCGTCTGATACTGGTTGACATAGTACCGATGATACCACTCACTGTCACCAGATGCTTGGGGGAGAAGAAACTTAAGTCTTGTTGCCGTGTCCTTTGTCTTTGGTTCCATATTTTGGTTCTTAGAATCCATATGTATAGTCATGTTGTTTTCCTACCTTGGTTTACTTCTTTTGGTTTAACAATGTCTCGACTTTTGCTAGCATAAGCGGCCCAGATGAGGGTGGATGGCCGATTGACCATAGCATACCTCGAATCTCTTTCCATCTTTTCGATATATAAAAATAGGGTTCATAGCTTAAacaaaatgttttatttttttattttttccaattgctaattaatgaataaatataacttccTTTTCTTCGGTCTATACAACAGTAAAACGGATAACCCTACAAACAATCGAAAGTAAAAGAACGAATAACCCTTTTAAGAACCAGTATAGGATACAAAAAAATGGAACAAAATAGTGCAGGAGAGAgaatcttttcagattttgttgcCTTTCTCTTCATTCGactagaggtcgcacttggtgcgatggcaagtgccttcgcccatgagcggtaggtctcgggttcgagacttgggagcagcctctccataaatgggggtaaggctagccgacattcacctctcccagaccctgcgtaaagcgggagccttgtgcactgggtacgacctttttttctCTTCATTCGACTGAACGGTCCAACAGTTCGATCTGCTATGTACATGTAGATCACTTGGCTCCAAGATTTATATGACTCCAAACCCCCGTAGTATTCCGGTGCAATGTCCTTCACCTTATGAAGCTTGCTCGCGGGAATTCTGGGGAAATCATGGTGCTCGTTGTGGTAGCCTACATGCCAAGCTAGGAGATTGAGAGGGCCGTAGTAAGAATACGTCTCCTGATCAGGGTTAAAGACATAATGCTCCGAAATGAAGTGACCCGCCATTGGGTGCATCCCACCGCCGACAAATGTAGAGAGGATCAAGTAAGCAAAAGATTTCCAGCCGTAAAAGTAGACCATGGCAACGTCAAGGGCTATCTGAATGAAAAGGTTGAGGAACTCCCAATAACCAGGGGGTTTCGGTTTGAGAAACACAGGCCGAAGGACATAGAAGAAGAGTTGAAGGAGAAGCCATATGGATTTCGTGACCACATTAGTCACCACATGGCTTGCTTGGGATGTCCATATCAATTCCGTCTACTCCCTGGAAGCCATGGTGCTCAAGGTGATATTTTTTAAAGGTGACAGACACGGGAACACCAATCGGGAGGTTAGCAAAAATACTGAGCCAGCGGTTGTAGACTGGAGTGGAGAAGGCGAGATTGTGACTGAGCTCATGGATGGCCAAGAAGAGGTTGTGGTTGAGAAACGAGCCAAAGAAGTAGGCCATCCCTAGCATCTTCAGCCAGCCTGCATTGTGGAGCCGTTGCAGTCCAGAGCTGAAGCAAAGACAACCACAGTAATCTGCACCATGATTTCATTTCAAGGTcattaaacaaaatcaaaatatagTTAACGGAGACATCTACGTTTCAGTTCATCTCAAACTAGAACACTAATATTCCAATTTCTACATCGACAAAACTCTGCGAAATTCACCTGTTGAACCTAAACCAGTACAATAGAAAGCATGAATTCGAATCACACGAAAAAGCACAAA
This genomic interval from Malus domestica chromosome 05, GDT2T_hap1 contains the following:
- the LOC103408850 gene encoding tetraspanin-19-like: MAATIARICLQSLLKAMNSLLGMVGIAMIMYGLWMLRVWLRDSDGSPLDHHSAVPPWFICTSLGAGFTVCIITCIGHVAAKFTHGCCLSFYMLIMFLLLLLEFAAAADILLNSDWEKDLPYDRTGKFSDFKDFVESKLDIFQWIGLFIVLAQGLSIVLATALRSAGPNQRSSYDSDEECPPERLPLINPNGQPAKNSNWNSIK